A window of the Paenibacillus woosongensis genome harbors these coding sequences:
- a CDS encoding argininosuccinate synthase: protein MAKNKIVLAYSGGLDTSIILKWLKETYDAEIIAFTADIGQKEELDGLEAKALATGASKVYIDDLREEFAKDFIYPMFQAGAMYEGQYLLGTSIARPLIAKRMVEIARAEGAMAIAHGATGKGNDQVRFELAAAGLAPEIQVIAPWRLSEFRDRFPGRAEMIAYAEEHGIPVTASAAKSYSMDRNLLHISYESGVLEDPWYDASGEESKDMYLLSVSPEDAPDQPEYLELEFEQGNCVGLNGQRLDPLGVMEKLNELGGKHGIGRVDMVENRFVGMKSRGVYETPGGTILFTAHRKMESLTMDREVMNLRDSLITRYSTLVYNGFWFAPERLALQALVTESQKNVTGTVRVKLYKGNIIGAGVKSPVSLYNPDIATMEADPTEAYDQGDATGFIRLNALRLKVSSGVEQNSK, encoded by the coding sequence ATGGCAAAAAATAAAATCGTGCTCGCCTACTCTGGCGGCTTGGATACATCGATCATTCTCAAATGGCTTAAGGAAACGTACGATGCCGAAATTATTGCTTTCACGGCGGATATCGGCCAGAAAGAGGAACTGGACGGCCTGGAAGCCAAAGCACTGGCTACTGGGGCTTCCAAAGTATATATCGACGATCTGCGCGAGGAATTCGCCAAGGATTTCATCTACCCGATGTTCCAGGCTGGTGCAATGTACGAAGGGCAATATTTGCTCGGTACGAGCATCGCCCGTCCGCTGATCGCCAAGCGCATGGTTGAAATCGCCCGTGCGGAAGGCGCAATGGCTATCGCCCATGGCGCTACAGGCAAAGGGAACGACCAGGTCAGATTCGAGCTGGCCGCCGCTGGTCTCGCTCCGGAAATCCAAGTGATTGCCCCTTGGCGCCTCAGCGAGTTCCGCGACCGCTTCCCGGGCCGCGCGGAAATGATCGCGTACGCCGAAGAGCACGGCATTCCAGTTACTGCGTCCGCTGCGAAATCCTACTCGATGGACCGCAACCTGCTGCATATCAGCTATGAGAGTGGCGTGCTCGAGGATCCTTGGTACGATGCGAGCGGCGAGGAGAGCAAGGATATGTACCTGCTCAGCGTATCCCCGGAGGATGCGCCGGATCAGCCGGAGTATTTGGAGCTGGAATTCGAGCAGGGCAACTGCGTCGGCCTGAACGGCCAGCGTCTTGACCCGCTTGGCGTGATGGAGAAGCTGAACGAGCTGGGCGGCAAGCACGGCATCGGCCGGGTGGACATGGTCGAGAACCGTTTTGTTGGCATGAAGAGCCGCGGTGTATATGAGACGCCGGGCGGCACAATTCTGTTTACGGCCCATCGCAAAATGGAATCCCTCACAATGGACCGCGAAGTGATGAATTTGCGCGACAGCCTGATTACCCGTTACAGTACACTCGTGTACAACGGCTTCTGGTTCGCGCCGGAACGTCTTGCTTTGCAGGCGCTTGTGACGGAGAGCCAGAAGAACGTGACCGGAACGGTACGCGTGAAGCTGTACAAAGGGAACATTATCGGGGCCGGCGTTAAGAGCCCGGTGAGCCTTTACAATCCGGACATCGCTACGATGGAGGCCGATCCAACCGAAGCTTATGACCAAGGGGATGCAACCGG
- the argF gene encoding ornithine carbamoyltransferase: protein MSLIEGTKKNAFNLKGRDFIELSDYTTEEIQYLLDLAIEIKDKQKKGEIYHPLKGKTVGLIFEKSSTRTRVSFEVGTYQLGGHALFLSKNDIQLGRGETIADTAAVMSRYLDGIMIRTFGHENVVDLARYSTVPVINGLSDLAHPCQVLADLQTIYEHKGTLKGLKLAYIGDGNNMAHSLMIGCAKLGVHISVASPEGYEPDAQITEQARHIAKETGSAVEVVRDPKAAVAQADVIYTDVWASMGFEEEQKAREAAFAAYQVNEELAQHAKPDYLFMHCLPAHRGEEVSEGVIDGKNSIIFDQAENRLHAQKALMAALIGS from the coding sequence ATGAGTCTAATAGAGGGAACGAAGAAGAATGCATTTAATTTGAAGGGCCGCGATTTCATCGAGCTCAGCGACTATACAACGGAAGAAATTCAATATTTGCTCGACCTCGCGATCGAGATCAAGGATAAACAGAAGAAGGGCGAGATCTATCATCCGCTGAAGGGAAAGACCGTCGGACTTATTTTTGAGAAATCCTCGACACGGACACGGGTATCCTTCGAGGTTGGCACCTACCAATTGGGTGGGCACGCCTTGTTCCTGAGCAAGAACGATATCCAGCTTGGCCGCGGCGAGACGATCGCCGATACGGCGGCCGTCATGTCGAGATATCTGGACGGTATTATGATCCGTACCTTTGGTCACGAGAATGTCGTCGATTTGGCTCGTTATTCGACCGTTCCGGTCATCAACGGGCTTAGCGATCTGGCGCATCCTTGTCAGGTGCTGGCGGATTTGCAAACCATTTACGAGCATAAAGGAACCCTCAAAGGCCTGAAGCTGGCCTACATCGGCGACGGCAACAATATGGCTCACTCCCTGATGATCGGCTGTGCGAAACTCGGGGTTCATATCTCCGTGGCGAGCCCGGAAGGCTACGAGCCGGATGCGCAAATTACGGAGCAAGCCCGGCACATCGCGAAGGAGACGGGATCGGCTGTCGAGGTTGTCCGTGATCCGAAAGCGGCGGTAGCGCAGGCGGATGTCATTTACACAGATGTTTGGGCAAGCATGGGCTTCGAGGAAGAGCAGAAGGCGCGCGAGGCGGCGTTTGCTGCGTATCAGGTCAATGAAGAGCTGGCGCAGCATGCGAAGCCGGATTATTTGTTCATGCACTGCTTGCCGGCCCATCGCGGCGAGGAAGTGAGCGAAGGGGTTATCGATGGCAAGAATTCGATTATTTTCGATCAGGCCGAGAACCGTCTACATGCCCAGAAAGCGCTGATGGCAGCGCTGATCGGATCATAG
- a CDS encoding acetylornithine transaminase, whose translation MAQSDLKEAKASKAADAKAKSALFPSYARYPISLVKGHGSWLWDDQGNRYLDFMSGLAVTNLGHAPEKVTAKVKAQLDELWHVSNLFHIPQQEKAAQLLTEVTCADVVFFCNSGAEANEAAIKLARRYHQKIKGTGRYEVITFQQSFHGRTLATLTATGQDKVKDGFLPLPEGFKTVPLHDMAALKEAIGPNTAAVMLEMIQAEGGVYPVDPGFVQELAALCKKEGLLLIVDEVQTGMGRTGKWFAHEHYGIEPDIFTSAKGIASGLSVGAMLAKEYLREAFTPGSHATTFGGNPVAAAAVIATIETMLEDSIPQRADEMGKYLHERLQEAFKDEPFVKAIRGKGLLIGIECAEPVADLVTEGQKRKLLFVTAGPNVIRLLPNLNVSREEIDQAVDTLAAIISAYTSKEEV comes from the coding sequence ATGGCACAAAGTGATCTTAAAGAAGCAAAGGCATCCAAGGCGGCGGACGCGAAAGCAAAGAGCGCGCTGTTTCCAAGCTATGCCCGCTATCCGATCAGTCTCGTCAAAGGACATGGCAGCTGGCTGTGGGATGACCAGGGGAATCGTTATCTCGACTTTATGAGCGGCCTTGCGGTGACGAATCTCGGGCATGCTCCTGAAAAAGTGACGGCGAAGGTCAAAGCTCAGCTGGATGAGCTATGGCATGTATCGAATCTGTTCCATATTCCGCAGCAGGAGAAGGCTGCGCAGCTGCTGACGGAGGTCACTTGTGCCGATGTCGTGTTCTTCTGCAACAGCGGGGCCGAGGCGAATGAAGCGGCCATCAAGCTGGCGCGCCGTTACCATCAGAAGATCAAAGGAACCGGCCGTTACGAAGTGATTACCTTCCAGCAATCCTTCCACGGGAGAACGCTGGCGACCTTGACGGCTACGGGGCAGGATAAGGTGAAGGACGGCTTCCTGCCGCTGCCGGAAGGCTTCAAGACTGTACCGCTGCATGATATGGCGGCGCTGAAGGAGGCCATCGGGCCGAATACGGCGGCGGTCATGCTGGAGATGATTCAGGCCGAGGGCGGAGTATATCCGGTCGATCCTGGCTTCGTTCAAGAGCTTGCCGCGCTTTGCAAAAAAGAGGGACTCCTGCTGATCGTAGACGAGGTGCAAACCGGCATGGGCCGTACAGGCAAATGGTTTGCGCACGAACACTACGGCATTGAACCGGACATCTTCACCTCCGCGAAAGGCATTGCGAGCGGATTGTCCGTCGGGGCGATGCTCGCCAAGGAATACCTGCGCGAAGCATTCACGCCAGGCAGCCATGCGACCACATTTGGGGGCAACCCGGTAGCAGCCGCGGCGGTCATCGCAACGATCGAGACGATGCTGGAGGACAGCATTCCGCAGCGCGCGGACGAGATGGGCAAATATTTGCACGAACGTCTTCAAGAGGCGTTCAAGGATGAACCGTTCGTGAAGGCCATCCGCGGCAAAGGCCTGCTGATCGGCATCGAATGCGCCGAGCCGGTAGCGGATCTGGTTACTGAAGGCCAGAAGCGGAAACTGCTGTTCGTCACTGCCGGTCCGAATGTCATTCGCCTGCTGCCGAACCTGAACGTGAGCCGGGAGGAAATCGATCAAGCCGTCGATACGCTGGCAGCGATCATTTCCGCCTATACATCCAAGGAGGAAGTGTAG